From the genome of Streptacidiphilus rugosus AM-16, one region includes:
- a CDS encoding ATP-binding protein — protein MSAPETDTVPKPARQVRRLSLRGADGPVGRARDFTRQAMADWRWSPRGEESVEDVLLVVSELVANATAHAGGATELALAIDGELFSASVADTGARVPAARPAAPGRPGGHGLHIVDALAAAWGTTCGPHGKAVWAAFDA, from the coding sequence ATGAGCGCGCCGGAGACCGACACCGTCCCGAAGCCCGCGCGTCAGGTGCGCCGCCTGTCGCTGCGTGGGGCGGACGGGCCGGTCGGTCGGGCCCGCGACTTCACCCGACAGGCCATGGCCGACTGGCGCTGGTCGCCGCGGGGCGAGGAGTCGGTCGAGGACGTGCTGCTGGTGGTGTCCGAACTCGTCGCCAACGCCACGGCCCACGCCGGCGGCGCCACGGAACTCGCCCTGGCGATCGACGGCGAGCTGTTCTCCGCGTCCGTCGCCGACACCGGCGCCCGCGTGCCCGCCGCCCGTCCCGCCGCGCCCGGCCGACCGGGCGGGCACGGCCTGCACATCGTCGACGCGCTCGCCGCCGCGTGGGGGACGACGTGCGGCCCGCACGGGAAAGCCGTCTGGGCCGCGTTCGACGCCTGA
- a CDS encoding isochorismatase family cysteine hydrolase, protein MDPAHESAVVVIDMINTYDHPDAAPLLASVRAVLPSVTRLLERARQRDLPVIYVNDNFGLWRSHHQELLDQALRGPHGDLVEPVRPDDRSLFVVKARHSVFYQTPLDYLLQQYAVRRLVLCGQVTEQCVLYSALDAHIRHYQVAVARDAVAHIHPDLARAALRMMQVNMGADLDDAVAVEL, encoded by the coding sequence ATGGACCCCGCCCACGAGTCAGCCGTCGTGGTCATCGACATGATCAACACCTATGACCACCCCGACGCCGCTCCGCTGCTCGCGTCCGTGCGGGCGGTACTTCCGAGCGTCACCCGTCTGCTGGAGCGGGCGCGGCAGCGCGACCTCCCGGTGATCTACGTGAACGACAACTTCGGTCTCTGGCGCTCCCACCACCAGGAACTCCTCGACCAGGCGCTCCGCGGCCCGCACGGCGACCTCGTCGAGCCGGTCCGGCCCGACGACCGGTCCCTGTTCGTGGTCAAGGCCCGCCACTCGGTCTTCTACCAGACCCCGCTCGACTACCTGCTCCAGCAGTACGCCGTCCGGCGCCTGGTGCTGTGCGGCCAGGTCACCGAACAGTGCGTGCTGTACTCCGCCCTGGACGCCCATATCCGGCACTACCAGGTGGCCGTGGCCCGCGACGCGGTCGCGCACATCCATCCCGACCTGGCCCGGGCCGCGCTGCGGATGATGCAGGTCAACATGGGCGCCGACCTGGACGACGCGGTGGCGGTCGAGCTGTGA
- a CDS encoding SigB/SigF/SigG family RNA polymerase sigma factor: MPVEAVSRTRVEQSADTRVTSRPELPSDLSSMPVREVREITDVLFVRLRSLEEGTADYSYVRNTLVELNMGLVRHAASRFSHRSETMDDVVQVGVVGLIKAINRFDPERGLEFVTYALPTIVGEIKRHFRDTSWAVHVPRRLQELRIELARAGEALHSRLGREPSTAELADHLGISADQVVEGQIAANGYIAGTIETPGTEDDDRPLHDRLGRPEPALETIENVLSLKRAMVELSERERLVLRLRFVEELTQTEIGRHIGVSQMQVSRILSDVLAKLRLILSE, translated from the coding sequence GTGCCTGTCGAAGCCGTCAGCCGAACCCGTGTCGAGCAGAGCGCCGACACCCGCGTGACCAGCAGGCCGGAGCTGCCGAGCGACCTGTCGTCGATGCCGGTGCGCGAGGTCCGCGAGATCACGGACGTGCTCTTCGTCCGGCTGCGGAGCCTGGAGGAGGGCACCGCGGACTACTCCTACGTGCGCAACACCCTGGTCGAGCTGAACATGGGCCTGGTCCGCCACGCGGCCTCCCGGTTCTCGCACCGCAGCGAGACCATGGACGACGTCGTCCAGGTCGGCGTCGTCGGGCTGATCAAGGCGATCAACCGCTTCGATCCTGAGCGGGGCCTGGAGTTCGTCACCTACGCGCTGCCGACCATCGTCGGGGAGATCAAGCGCCACTTCCGCGACACCAGCTGGGCCGTCCACGTGCCCCGCCGCCTCCAGGAACTGCGCATCGAACTCGCCCGCGCGGGCGAGGCCCTGCACAGCCGGCTCGGGCGCGAGCCGAGCACCGCCGAACTCGCCGACCATCTCGGCATCAGCGCCGACCAGGTCGTCGAGGGACAGATCGCGGCCAACGGCTACATCGCCGGAACCATCGAGACGCCCGGCACCGAGGACGACGACCGGCCCCTGCACGACCGGCTGGGCCGGCCGGAGCCCGCGCTGGAGACCATAGAGAACGTTTTGTCGCTCAAGCGGGCCATGGTGGAGCTGTCCGAGCGCGAGCGCCTGGTGCTGCGGCTGCGCTTCGTCGAGGAGCTGACCCAGACCGAGATCGGCCGGCACATCGGCGTCTCGCAGATGCAGGTGTCCCGCATCCTCTCCGACGTCCTGGCCAAGCTCCGTCTGATCCTGAGCGAGTGA
- a CDS encoding DUF5133 domain-containing protein, translating into MLMAHPTVLNKLIEEYAALAALGADHGDEEARRRLEDVTYTLCVATGTRDIDSALAAARYRLPGARPEDDSLLSPPSGASAA; encoded by the coding sequence GTGCTGATGGCGCATCCGACGGTGCTGAACAAGCTGATCGAGGAGTACGCGGCGCTGGCGGCGCTCGGGGCGGACCACGGCGACGAGGAGGCACGCCGGCGTCTGGAGGACGTCACCTACACGCTGTGCGTGGCCACCGGCACCCGCGACATCGACAGCGCCCTGGCCGCCGCCCGCTACCGACTGCCCGGCGCCCGCCCGGAGGACGACTCGCTGCTGAGCCCCCCGTCGGGCGCGAGCGCAGCCTGA
- a CDS encoding SDR family oxidoreductase yields the protein MTSDGVNGRVALVTGGSRGLGLLIARELLGRGCLTTLNDRAAARFNQRPPFPG from the coding sequence ATGACCTCAGACGGCGTGAACGGACGGGTGGCCTTGGTGACCGGCGGCTCGCGGGGGCTCGGACTGCTGATCGCCAGGGAACTGCTGGGGCGTGGTTGCCTCACCACGTTGAACGACCGGGCGGCCGCCCGGTTCAACCAGCGGCCTCCGTTCCCCGGATGA
- a CDS encoding hemerythrin domain-containing protein translates to MSTDALVLLKEDHKEVQRLFRQYRAETAEAARAELADEIVRQLTVHSYLEDEVLYPRIRAEVPDLAFEMDLAHQEHHVAELLCAEIDAMRDDDPELPAKMAVLTDAVTRHIHTEEQEWFPKVRAAMGRRELQQIGERMLALRQTAPTSPHRPGLLQRVADAVSA, encoded by the coding sequence ATGTCCACCGACGCCCTGGTCCTGCTCAAGGAGGACCACAAGGAGGTCCAGCGTCTGTTCCGGCAGTACCGTGCCGAGACCGCCGAGGCCGCCCGTGCGGAGCTCGCGGACGAGATCGTCCGGCAGCTCACCGTCCACTCCTACCTGGAGGACGAGGTTCTCTACCCCCGGATCCGCGCGGAGGTGCCCGACCTGGCCTTCGAGATGGACCTGGCCCACCAGGAACACCACGTCGCCGAGCTCCTGTGCGCGGAGATCGACGCCATGCGCGACGACGACCCGGAGCTCCCGGCGAAGATGGCCGTGCTGACCGACGCGGTCACCCGGCACATCCACACCGAGGAGCAGGAGTGGTTCCCCAAGGTCCGCGCCGCGATGGGACGCAGGGAACTGCAGCAGATCGGCGAGCGCATGCTGGCGCTGCGGCAGACCGCGCCGACGTCCCCGCACCGGCCCGGCCTGCTCCAACGCGTCGCGGACGCGGTCAGCGCATGA
- a CDS encoding HAMP domain-containing protein: MEAGQREVGPETGAVGLGQLLAGLTAVRDGDFGTRLPEEDEGLLGEIAAVFNGMVDQLSLFTSEVTRVAREVGTEGRLGGQAEVPGVSGTWKDLTESVNAMAGNLTTQVRDIAQVATAVATGDLSQKIQVDARGEILELKNTVNTMVDQLSSFAAEVTRVAREVGTEGRLGGQADVVDVAGVWRELTDSVNFMAGNLTGQVRSIAQVATAVARGDLTRKIDVAARGEILELKETINTMVDQLSAFADEVTRVARDVGTEGNLGGQATVRGVSGTWKDLTDNVNVMASNLTNQVRNISDVATAVAKGDLSRKVTIEARGEVAALAGVINLMVDTLSAFADEVTRVAREVGTEGQLGGQARVPNVAGTWKDLTDNVNSMATNLTNQVRNIAQVTTAVAQGDLTRRIDVDARGEILTLKTTINTMVDQLSAFAAEVTRVAREVGSEGRLGGQAEVEGVSGTWKRLTENVNELAGNLTRQVRAIAEVTSAVAQGDLTRSITVDASGEVADLKDNINAMVHSLRETTRANREQDWLKSNLARLSALMQGQRDLPVVAELVMDELTPLVDAQYGAFYLAEDGAEKPRLRMIGSYGHADADADQSFALGQSLVGQAARSRRTISVESLPADYAVISSGMGSTTPKALTVLPLVVEDAVLGVIELGSVTPFTAVHRDFLQRLTEMVGVSLNSILANARTDELLAESQRLAAELQDQSGQLQSRQEELQRSNAELEEKASLLVAQNMDIEAKNLQIEQARQELEQRAQQLSIASKYKSEFLANMSHELRTPLNSLLILAQLLAQNPSRNLTPKQVEYAGIIHSAGSDLLQLINDILDLSKVEAGKMDLSLEPTALRALTDYVEASFRPLTSEKALDFRVHVAADAPRTLITDESRLRQVLRNLLSNAVKFTDSGRVDLRISGADEQTAPPVLRGRGPVVAFEVADTGIGISDELLSVIFEAFQQADGTTSRRYGGTGLGLSISREMAQLLGGVITVTSGVGEGSRFTLFLPARHPGAVDLVLEEEGPVAVPVESGPVAAPAAAERRLLVLEKETRGLLTLVAESAVADLAAAEPQGSPVRTSNVSQVTEAAAVLALEQQHCIVVELNAADPQAWRFLQALDEDHALRDIPVLVHTHALSAADEKRLRDQAGQRQVDVTASLDELRARIRERLAAQTPAPVPSAARSTAATVEIDERLAQRTALVVDDDVRNVFAITQILELQGMRVLHAENGRAGLETLTAHPEISLVLMDVMMPEMDGYEATAAIRALPQYASLPVIAVTAKAMPGDRDKSMAAGADAYITKPVDAAALVASILEVLAL, translated from the coding sequence ATGGAGGCGGGGCAGCGCGAGGTGGGACCCGAGACCGGAGCCGTGGGCCTCGGGCAGTTGCTGGCGGGTCTGACCGCGGTGCGGGACGGGGACTTCGGCACGAGGCTGCCCGAGGAGGACGAAGGCCTGCTCGGCGAGATCGCCGCCGTCTTCAACGGCATGGTCGACCAGCTCTCGCTGTTCACCTCGGAGGTCACCCGTGTCGCCCGCGAGGTCGGCACCGAAGGACGCCTCGGCGGGCAGGCCGAGGTGCCGGGCGTCTCGGGGACGTGGAAGGACCTGACCGAGTCCGTCAACGCGATGGCCGGCAACCTGACAACGCAGGTGCGCGACATCGCCCAGGTGGCGACCGCCGTGGCCACCGGAGACCTGTCGCAGAAGATCCAGGTCGACGCCCGCGGCGAGATCCTGGAACTGAAGAACACCGTCAACACCATGGTCGACCAGCTCTCCTCCTTCGCCGCCGAGGTCACCCGCGTCGCCCGCGAGGTCGGCACCGAAGGACGTCTCGGCGGACAGGCCGACGTGGTGGACGTGGCCGGCGTCTGGCGGGAACTGACCGACTCGGTCAACTTCATGGCCGGCAACCTGACCGGACAGGTGCGCTCCATCGCCCAGGTCGCCACCGCCGTCGCCAGGGGCGACCTCACCCGCAAGATCGACGTGGCGGCCAGGGGCGAGATCCTGGAGCTGAAGGAGACCATCAACACGATGGTCGACCAGCTCTCCGCGTTCGCGGACGAGGTCACCCGCGTCGCCAGGGACGTCGGCACCGAGGGCAACCTGGGCGGGCAGGCCACCGTCCGGGGCGTCTCCGGCACCTGGAAGGACCTGACCGACAACGTCAACGTGATGGCGTCGAACCTGACCAACCAGGTCCGCAACATCTCCGACGTCGCGACCGCCGTCGCCAAGGGCGACCTGTCACGGAAGGTGACCATCGAGGCCCGCGGCGAGGTCGCCGCGCTGGCCGGGGTCATCAACCTGATGGTCGACACCCTGTCCGCGTTCGCCGACGAGGTCACCCGGGTGGCCCGCGAGGTGGGCACCGAAGGGCAGTTGGGCGGCCAGGCCAGGGTGCCGAACGTCGCCGGCACCTGGAAGGACCTGACCGACAACGTCAACTCCATGGCGACCAACCTGACCAACCAGGTCCGCAACATCGCGCAGGTCACCACCGCCGTCGCCCAGGGCGACCTGACCCGCAGGATCGACGTCGACGCCCGCGGCGAGATCCTCACGCTGAAGACCACCATCAACACCATGGTCGACCAGCTCTCCGCCTTCGCCGCCGAGGTCACCCGCGTCGCCCGCGAGGTCGGCAGTGAGGGCCGCCTGGGCGGACAGGCCGAGGTCGAGGGCGTCTCCGGCACCTGGAAGCGGCTCACCGAGAACGTCAACGAGCTGGCCGGGAACCTCACCCGCCAGGTGCGCGCCATCGCCGAGGTCACCAGCGCCGTCGCCCAGGGGGACCTGACCCGGTCCATCACCGTCGACGCCTCCGGCGAGGTCGCCGACCTCAAGGACAACATCAACGCGATGGTCCACTCCCTGCGCGAGACCACCCGCGCCAACCGGGAGCAGGACTGGCTCAAGTCCAACCTGGCGCGCCTGTCCGCGCTGATGCAGGGGCAGCGCGACCTGCCCGTCGTGGCGGAGCTGGTCATGGACGAGCTCACCCCGCTGGTGGACGCCCAGTACGGGGCGTTCTATCTGGCCGAGGACGGGGCCGAGAAGCCGCGCCTGCGCATGATCGGTTCCTACGGGCACGCGGACGCCGACGCGGACCAGTCCTTCGCGCTGGGCCAGTCCCTGGTCGGGCAGGCCGCCCGCAGCAGGCGCACCATCAGCGTGGAGTCCCTGCCCGCCGACTACGCCGTCATCTCCTCGGGCATGGGCTCCACCACGCCCAAGGCCCTGACCGTGCTGCCGCTGGTGGTCGAGGACGCGGTCCTCGGGGTGATCGAGCTCGGCTCCGTGACGCCGTTCACGGCGGTGCACCGCGACTTCCTGCAGCGCCTGACCGAGATGGTCGGGGTCAGCCTCAACTCCATCCTGGCCAACGCCAGGACCGACGAGCTGCTGGCCGAGTCGCAGCGGCTGGCCGCCGAACTGCAGGACCAGTCGGGGCAGTTGCAGTCCCGTCAGGAGGAGCTGCAGCGCTCCAACGCGGAGCTGGAGGAGAAGGCCTCGCTGCTGGTCGCGCAGAACATGGACATCGAGGCCAAGAACCTGCAGATCGAACAGGCCCGGCAGGAGCTGGAGCAGCGGGCGCAGCAGCTGTCGATCGCCTCGAAGTACAAGTCGGAGTTCCTGGCCAACATGAGCCACGAACTGCGCACCCCGCTCAACAGCCTGCTGATCCTGGCGCAGTTGCTCGCCCAGAACCCCAGCCGGAACCTGACGCCCAAGCAGGTCGAGTACGCGGGCATCATCCACTCCGCGGGGTCGGACCTGCTGCAGCTGATCAACGACATCCTCGACCTGTCCAAGGTCGAGGCGGGCAAGATGGACCTCAGCCTGGAGCCCACCGCACTCCGGGCGCTGACCGACTACGTCGAGGCCAGCTTCCGCCCCCTCACCAGTGAGAAGGCCCTCGACTTCCGCGTCCACGTCGCCGCCGACGCGCCGCGGACGCTGATCACCGACGAGTCCCGACTGCGGCAGGTGCTGCGCAACCTGCTGTCGAACGCGGTGAAGTTCACCGACTCCGGACGGGTGGACCTGCGGATCTCCGGCGCGGACGAGCAGACGGCGCCGCCGGTGCTGCGCGGACGCGGCCCCGTGGTCGCCTTCGAGGTGGCCGACACCGGCATCGGCATCTCCGACGAGCTGCTCAGTGTCATCTTCGAGGCGTTCCAGCAGGCCGACGGCACCACCAGCCGCCGCTACGGCGGCACCGGCCTGGGCCTGTCGATCAGCCGGGAGATGGCGCAGCTCCTCGGCGGAGTGATCACCGTGACCAGCGGGGTCGGGGAGGGCAGCCGTTTCACCCTGTTCCTGCCGGCCCGTCACCCGGGGGCGGTGGACCTGGTCCTGGAGGAGGAGGGACCGGTGGCCGTGCCGGTCGAGTCCGGTCCCGTCGCCGCTCCGGCGGCGGCCGAACGGCGGCTGCTGGTCCTGGAGAAGGAGACCCGCGGTCTGCTGACGCTGGTCGCCGAGAGCGCCGTCGCGGACCTCGCCGCCGCGGAGCCGCAGGGCAGCCCGGTGCGGACCAGCAACGTCTCCCAGGTCACCGAGGCCGCGGCCGTTCTCGCCCTGGAGCAGCAGCACTGCATCGTGGTGGAGCTCAACGCCGCCGACCCACAGGCCTGGCGGTTCCTGCAGGCGCTCGACGAGGACCACGCGCTGCGCGACATCCCGGTGCTGGTGCACACCCACGCCCTGTCGGCCGCGGACGAGAAGCGCCTGCGCGACCAGGCCGGCCAGCGCCAGGTCGACGTCACCGCGAGCCTGGACGAACTGCGCGCGCGGATCAGGGAACGGCTGGCCGCCCAGACGCCCGCGCCGGTCCCGAGCGCCGCGCGCAGCACGGCCGCGACCGTCGAGATCGACGAGCGGCTGGCGCAGCGCACCGCCCTCGTGGTCGACGACGACGTGCGGAACGTCTTCGCGATCACCCAGATCCTGGAGCTGCAGGGCATGCGGGTGCTGCACGCCGAGAACGGCCGCGCAGGACTGGAGACCCTCACCGCCCATCCCGAGATCTCGCTGGTCCTGATGGACGTGATGATGCCGGAGATGGACGGTTACGAGGCCACCGCCGCGATCCGGGCGCTGCCGCAGTACGCCTCCCTGCCGGTGATCGCGGTCACCGCCAAGGCGATGCCGGGCGACCGCGACAAGAGCATGGCCGCGGGCGCCGACGCCTACATCACCAAGCCCGTCGACGCCGCCGCCCTGGTCGCCTCGATCCTGGAGGTGCTGGCCCTGTGA
- a CDS encoding TraR/DksA family transcriptional regulator: protein MSQQRAAGRRTAALASETARERLTLHQAEVRSRIAAMEREYRTVVEANALVAVDDEHDPEGSSTAFERAHLAALLERGRQDLEQLNEAMRRVEDGSYGRCEACRAPIPAERLEIRPAATHCVACAGAAPGP from the coding sequence ATGTCGCAGCAACGCGCAGCGGGCCGTCGCACGGCCGCACTCGCTTCCGAGACCGCCAGGGAGCGGCTGACCCTGCACCAGGCCGAAGTCCGTTCCAGGATCGCCGCCATGGAGCGCGAGTACCGGACGGTCGTGGAGGCGAACGCCCTGGTCGCCGTGGACGACGAGCACGACCCCGAGGGTTCGAGCACGGCGTTCGAGCGCGCGCATCTGGCGGCTCTGCTCGAACGGGGCCGTCAGGACCTGGAGCAGTTGAACGAGGCGATGAGGCGCGTGGAGGACGGCAGCTACGGGCGCTGCGAGGCCTGCCGGGCGCCCATTCCCGCCGAGCGTCTGGAGATCCGGCCGGCCGCCACCCACTGCGTCGCCTGCGCGGGGGCCGCCCCGGGTCCGTGA
- a CDS encoding PP2C family protein-serine/threonine phosphatase gives MRDDGLGPVLADVLAASHRLAPREIPELVHQAARRLGLTDARIYVADLQQRELVALPTPEQAERLIAEGSIADLDTLPIDSSLAGRAYRTETAQLTRCDSDGEDRTGWIPLVDGIGRVGVVRVAAPELDPPLLDRCEALAGLFAMIVATKRPYSDVLAQTVRTRAMSLQAELQWAFMPPRTIGTADVTSSAVLEPAYDVGGDAYDHSLVGRILHLTLLDAMGHDLASGGCSAVALAACRSTRRAGGDLGDIAEQIDRTLERWIPDRLLTCVIAELDTLSGRLSWINCGHPPPLLIRDRRIVSGTLERPSHLPLGLTGYPTPRPPVHTAHLQPGDRILLFTDGVTEARSATGDLLGEDRLADTVVRAMADGLPAPEALRRLIQQITDQPGQPLRDDATILLTEWHPRR, from the coding sequence GTGAGGGACGACGGACTCGGGCCGGTTCTGGCCGACGTGCTGGCCGCGTCCCACCGGCTCGCCCCGCGCGAGATCCCCGAACTGGTCCACCAGGCCGCACGGCGGCTGGGACTGACGGACGCCCGGATCTACGTCGCCGATCTGCAGCAGCGCGAGCTGGTCGCGCTGCCGACCCCCGAGCAGGCGGAACGGCTGATCGCCGAGGGCTCGATCGCGGATCTGGACACCCTCCCCATCGACTCCTCGCTCGCCGGGCGCGCCTACCGCACCGAGACGGCGCAGCTCACCCGCTGCGACTCCGACGGCGAGGACCGTACCGGCTGGATCCCGCTGGTGGACGGGATCGGCCGGGTCGGGGTGGTGCGGGTCGCCGCGCCGGAGCTCGATCCGCCGCTGCTGGACCGGTGCGAGGCCCTGGCCGGCCTGTTCGCCATGATCGTGGCCACCAAGCGGCCCTACAGCGACGTGCTGGCCCAGACCGTGCGCACCCGGGCGATGAGCCTGCAGGCGGAACTGCAGTGGGCGTTCATGCCGCCGCGCACCATCGGCACCGCGGACGTGACCTCAAGCGCCGTACTGGAACCCGCCTACGACGTCGGCGGCGACGCCTACGACCACAGCCTGGTCGGCCGCATACTGCACCTGACGCTGCTGGACGCGATGGGCCACGACCTGGCCTCGGGCGGCTGCAGCGCCGTGGCGCTGGCAGCGTGCCGCTCCACCCGCCGGGCCGGCGGGGACCTCGGTGACATCGCGGAACAGATCGACCGCACCTTGGAACGCTGGATTCCCGACAGGCTGCTGACCTGCGTCATCGCCGAGCTGGACACCCTCAGCGGCCGACTGTCGTGGATCAACTGCGGCCACCCGCCGCCGCTGCTGATCCGCGACCGCCGCATCGTGTCCGGCACCCTCGAGCGCCCCTCGCACCTGCCGCTCGGCCTGACCGGCTACCCGACCCCGCGCCCGCCCGTGCACACCGCCCATCTGCAACCGGGCGACCGCATCCTGCTGTTCACCGACGGCGTCACCGAGGCGCGCTCGGCCACCGGCGACCTGCTGGGCGAGGACCGCCTGGCGGACACCGTGGTCCGCGCCATGGCCGACGGTCTTCCCGCGCCGGAAGCCCTGCGCCGCCTGATCCAGCAGATCACCGACCAGCCGGGACAGCCGCTCAGGGACGACGCCACCATCCTCCTCACCGAGTGGCATCCGCGGCGTTGA
- a CDS encoding WhiB family transcriptional regulator: MGRKPDLPGPVEWAWSWQEQAACVDYDTRLFFHPAGERGSSFEYREEAAKRICAACPVLEQCRDFALECREEYGVWGGMTEGERATARRRRRRAARPAQAV, encoded by the coding sequence ATGGGGCGAAAGCCGGATCTGCCAGGGCCTGTGGAGTGGGCCTGGTCCTGGCAGGAGCAGGCCGCGTGCGTGGACTACGACACGCGGCTGTTCTTCCATCCCGCGGGGGAGCGCGGAAGCAGCTTCGAGTACCGGGAGGAGGCGGCGAAGCGCATCTGCGCCGCCTGTCCCGTGCTGGAGCAGTGCCGCGACTTCGCCCTGGAGTGCCGGGAGGAGTACGGCGTGTGGGGCGGCATGACCGAGGGGGAGCGCGCCACCGCACGACGCCGCCGACGCCGCGCGGCGCGCCCGGCGCAGGCGGTCTGA